One window of Trichomycterus rosablanca isolate fTriRos1 chromosome 2, fTriRos1.hap1, whole genome shotgun sequence genomic DNA carries:
- the npvf gene encoding pro-FMRFamide-related neuropeptide VF: protein MSCSALSLALGILSSLVFPDVSTVRPPLAGNSDINTITSRIFLKHNENLPRSLEMEDFALSVAPTSSRVDSPTILRLYPISAKPAHPHAILPLRFGRDSANMQRTPKSTINLPQRFGRRADNPSATLPQRFGRRNLLFGDPILILDSPSPRDRTQ, encoded by the exons ATGTCCTGCTCTGCACTTTCTCTAGCACTAGGCATCCTGAGTAGTCTGGTGTTTCCGGATGTTAGCACTGTCAGACCCCCACTTGCTGGTAACAGTGACATCAACACAATCACAAGCAGAATATTTCTAAAG CACAATGAAAATCTTCCCAGAAGTCTGGAGATGGAGGACTTTGCTCTAAGCGTAGCACCAACCAGCAGCAgagtggactcacctaccatcCTCCGTCTGTATCCGATCTCAGCCAAACCAGCACACCCCCATGCCATCCTGCCACTCCGTTTTGGTCGTGACTCTGCGAACATGCAGCGGACACCCAAGTCCACAATCAACCTGCCGCAGAGGTTTGGCCGACGTGCTGACAATCCATCCGCCACTCTTCCTCAACGGTTTGGTCGGAGGAACCTTCTTTTTGGGGATCCAATTCTGATACTCGATTCACCATCACCAAGAGACAG GACACAATGA